A genomic stretch from Halichoerus grypus chromosome 5, mHalGry1.hap1.1, whole genome shotgun sequence includes:
- the IFI6 gene encoding interferon alpha-inducible protein 6, which yields MRQEAVSLFLCYLLLFAGGGAQAGKRQREKEGSEGGGSGFWGAVTYMAIGGGLLAAGLPALGFTSTGIAASSVAASLMSMSAVANGGGVPAGGLVATLQSLGTSGGSALMGKIGAFLGYAVHKHLENSKEEPEDEE from the exons ATGCGGCAGGAGGCGGTGTCGCTCTTCCTGTGCTACCTGCTACTCTTCGCCGGCGGCGGGGCGCAGGCAG GCAAACGACAACGGGAAAAAGAAGGCTCGGAAGGCGGAGGCTCCGGGTTCTGGGGCGCGGTGACCTACATGGCGATCGGAGGAG ggcTCCTGGCCGCCGGGCTGCCCGCGCTGGGCTTCACGAGCACCGGCATTGCCGCCAGCTCGGTGGCCGCCTCGCTGATGAGCATGTCGGCCGTGGCGAACGGGGGCGGGGTGCCCGCCGGGGGGCTGGTGGCCACCCTGCAGAGCCTCG GGACTAGTGGTGGTAGTGCCCTCATGGGCAAGATTGGGGCCTTCCTGGGCTACGCTGTCCACAAACACCTCGAAAACAGCAAGGAGGAGCCGGAGGATGAGGAGTAG